The following are from one region of the Dreissena polymorpha isolate Duluth1 chromosome 2, UMN_Dpol_1.0, whole genome shotgun sequence genome:
- the LOC127870178 gene encoding multiple epidermal growth factor-like domains protein 6, whose protein sequence is MPGYYGSFCRQSCTTCITCTKSTGLCTTCTRGQYGELCQYNCSRACVPVGSIISCDIVTADCASRQCTAGYWDTDCFSFCNPNCGRSNTTGLVSCDFLTGRCSSECVSGWYGSHCDRKCESLCYDGRCDRNQGVCVECLKPNPDFNCPSGLCTEGYYGQSCQTLCSTGCVRTCDRYTTKCANCRDGLWGDTCDKNCTATNCKVCSQSTGQCNECASGKWALSCSADCGRCSPEAFGIVRCDINTGICSTDSCVPGYHGNGCQNTCGFTCKDSTSGVNECNRNTGICTNGYDIGYYDVYCDKNCSDRCRNRDCATTANDCRQGCAFGYYGFGCLTDCPSNSTLACPTGTYGLFCNQSCAAGCAGTCDRYSSVCTGCDDGLYGPQCSLICGKCSPIRCDQNTGSCSVCQNGYYAGGCNTPCLFANCDTCNKDSGQCSTCKTGFYGTRCDLSCSPNCAANINGVISCSKDLGLCDEQRCRPGYWDTTCTIQCSATCLRDSAGNRICQFSNGTCIVGCEDTYFGSECGQSCSAACVARQCGRTGVCSAQGCVTGRYGDRCEFSCLDTCNDNTCGRTSGVCDECNKLPQLHSALCRTAGKSPSV, encoded by the exons ATGCCGGGATATTACGGCTCCTTTTGCCGACAGAGCTGTACCACGTGTATCACGTGCACAAAGTCGACCGGTCTATGTACAACGTGCACCCGCGGGCAATACGGAGAGTTGTGCCAGTACAACTGCAGTCGCGCATGCGTGCCGGTAGGGAGCATCATTTCCTGTGACATCGTAACGGCCGACTGCGCGTCCCGTCAGTGTACGGCCGGTTACTGGGACACGGACTGTTTTTCGTTCTGTAACCCGAATTGCGGCAGAAGTAACACGACGGGTCTGGTTTCGTGTGACTTCCTGACTGGTCGGTGTAGCTCGGAGTGCGTTTCCGGTTGGTACGGGAGCCACTGTGACAGGAAGTGTGAATCTCTTTGTTATGACGGCAGGTGTGACCGGAACCAGGGCGTCTGTGTGGAATGTCTGAAGCCAAACCCTGACTTCAACTGCCCCTCCGGAC TTTGCACAGAGGGCTACTACGGCCAGAGCTGTCAGACCCTCTGCTCCACGGGCTGTGTACGCACGTGTGACCGGTACACCACCAAGTGTGCCAACTGCAGGGACGGGCTGTGGGGAGACACGTGCGACAAGAACTGTACCGCCACGAACTGCAAG GTATGTAGTCAGTCTACCGGGCAGTGTAACGAATGTGCTTCAGGCAAATGGGCGCTCAGCTGCTCCGCGGATTGTGGACGATGTTCGCCGGAAGCGTTTGGTATCGTCCGATGTGACATAAACACCGGGATATGCAGCACTGACTCTTGCGTACCGGGTTACCATGGAAACGGGTGTCAGAACACGTGCGGCTTTACCTGCAAGGATTCCACTTCCGGTGTGAACGAATGCAACCGCAACACGGGGATTTGCACGAACGGTTACGATATCGGGTACTACGACGTCTACTGTGACAAGAATTGTAGCGACAGATGTAGAAACAGAGACTGCGCGACGACCGCCAACGATTGCCGCCAGGGATGCGCGTTCGGTTACTATGGCTTCGGCTGCCTGACGGACTGTCCGTCAAACAGT ACATTAG CTTGCCCAACTGGTACATATGGACTTTTCTGTAACCAGTCGTGTGCTGCCGGATGTGCGGGCACTTGTGACAGATACTCCTCTGTTTGCACCGGATGTGACGATG GATTGTACGGACCACAGTGTTCGCTGATCTGCGGAAAATGTTCTCCTATTAGATGTGACCAAAACACAGGCTCGTGCAGCGTCTGTCAGAACGGTTACTACGCCGGCGGATGCAACACCCCGTGCCTGTTCGCGAACTGTGACACGTGCAACAAAGACAGCGGCCAGTGCAGTACGTGCAAGACTGGTTTCTACGGAACCCGGTGTGACCTGAGTTGTAGCCCTAACTGCGCCGCTAACATCAACGGTGTGATATCGTGCAGTAAAGATCTCGGGCTCTGTGATGAGCAGAGATGCAGGCCGGGATACTGGGACACCACGTGCACTATTCAGTGCAGCGCCACCTGTCTAAGGGACAGCGCCGGTAACCGGATATGCCAGTTCAGCAACGGCACTTGTATCGTGGGATGTGAGGATACCTACTTCGGGTCGGAGTGCGGTCAGAGCTGCAGCGCCGCCTGTGTAGCCAGACAGTGCGGTCGCACAGGTGTGTGCTCCGCCCAGGGTTGTGTAACGGGTCGCTATGGTGACAGGTGCGAGTTCTCATGTTTGGACACGTGCAACGACAACACGTGCGGCAGGACTTCCGGTGTATGTGATGAATGCAACAAACTTCCACAGCTGCACAGCGCGTTATGCAGAACGGCAGGTAAGTCTCCGTCTGTCTGA
- the LOC127870179 gene encoding multiple epidermal growth factor-like domains protein 6 — translation MANCAQCDRYQFTCTVCKPGFWGPKCQFLCGVNCVEFGGARYCNISDGTCRDGCMPTYFKHDCSGSCPNCANNVCHRTTGTCLDPICDSGFFGETCYQSCPANCGLDPNGLAYCDFTSGDCTYGCRDGYYGAKCTLGCSQFCKRSPANTEKACNVGKFGTFCNEDCPGGVQCRNLTCNRYTSTCIGCVVLKWGDICNRTCPNCVNGLCEQSTGFCQLGCVNGYYGDNCNYRCGDRCTVCNRVNGTCDVCNVSTFGDTCQRNCSGNCVSDPGQSFITCAKENGDCTSGVCKPGFFSPHCALTCSPTCAERGPDMQVCKIDTGDCLHGCDDGFYNPTCAHPCSNTCRNKRCVNAGNNCVDGCVAEYYNFPTCDTPCNSNCVNSTCDDIGGACSYGCRVGYYGNQCQLTCLLNNTCVNNTCDRTLGYCRECDLPKPGFQCREAACDVGFYGNTPCPGGSNCSGSTCERYTARCKGCISGRYGDHCERTCSNCASGVRDQTFGVCQGACVDGYFGKKCDTRCGNRCTRCAQFTGACLVCNVGAHGTSCEFNCSNQCLPLSSGIISCNKVNGYCDSGACVPGLYRPTCTSSCSSNCKDDVCELQSGNCTNGCNVGWFGRFCDGTCSANCVNRNCLGSADSCLEGCVPEMYGPQCNIPCNSNCSTGVCNITGYCTRGCLPGWNGDMCDRMCNATCTDGRCSRTLGLVPPD, via the exons ATGGCGAACTGTGCCCAGTGTGACAGATACCAATTTAC ATGCACTGTTTGCAAGCCCGGGTTTTGGGGTCCTAAATGTCAATTTTTGTGCGGCGTCAACTGTGTGGAGTTCGGTGGGGCAAGATACTGCAATATATCG GACGGCACATGCAGAGACGGTTGTATGCCTACCTACTTCAAGCATGACTGCAGTGGCTCATGTCCTAACTGTGCAAACAACGTTTGTCATAGAACCACTG GTACCTGTTTGGACCCCATCTGTGACAGCGGCTTTTTCGGAGAGACCTGTTACCAGTCCTGTCCTGCTAACTGCGGTTTGGATCCAAATGGCCTCGCTTACTGTGACTTCACTTCCGGAGATTGCACGTATGGCTGCCGGGACGGCTACTATGGAGCGAAATGCACGCTCGGATGTTCCCAGTTCTGTAAAAGAAGCCCCGCAAATACAGAGAAgg CGTGCAATGTTGGTAAATTTGGGACATTCTGTAACGAAGACTGTCCCGGTGGCGTTCAATGTAGGAATCTAACCTGCAACCGCTACACCAGCACCTGCATTGGGTGCGTTGTGTTAAAATGGGGCGACATTTGTAACCGCACGTGCCCCAACTGCGTGAACGGACTGTGTGAGCAGAGCACCGGCTTCTGTCAGCTAGGATGCGTCAATGGTTACTATGGCGACAATTGTAACTACAGATGTGGCGACCGATGCACGGTGTGTAACCGAGTGAATGGGACCTGTGATGTTTGCAACGTTAGTACATTCGGTGACACGTGTCAGCGTAACTGTAGCGGCAACTGTGTTTCTGACCCTGGGCAGAGTTTTATCACGTGCGCGAAAGAGAACGGTGACTGCACGAGCGGCGTGTGTAAGCCCGGGTTCTTTTCCCCACACTGTGCCCTAACATGCAGTCCAACATGTGCGGAGAGAGGCCCCGACATGCAAGTGTGTAAAATTGACACCGGGGACTGCCTGCATGGATGTGACGACGGATTCTATAATCCCACGTGCGCGCATCCGTGCAGTAATACGTGCAGGAATAAACGATGCGTGAACGCTGGGAACAACTGCGTGGATGGGTGTGTCGCTGAATACTACAACTTTCCGACCTGTGACACGCCTTGTAATTCAAATTGTGTCAACTCCACGTGCGATGACATAGGTGGCGCCTGTAGTTACGGATGTCGCGTCGGTTACTATGGAAACCAATGCCAGTTGACGTGTCTCTTGAACAACACGTGCGTTAACAACACGTGCGACAGAACGCTTGGGTATTGCAGAGAATGCGACCTCCCTAAACCCGGATTCCAGTGCAGAGAGGCTG CATGTGATGTCGGTTTCTATGGTAACACGCCCTGCCCAGGGGGTAGCAACTGCTCAGGAAGCACATGTGAGCGATACACGGCGAGGTGCAAAGGGTGTATCAGCGGCCGTTATGGCGACCACTGTGAGAGAACATGCTCCAACTGTGCTAGTGGCGTCCGTGATCAAACTTTCGGTGTTTGCCAAGGCGCATGCGTGGACGGCTATTTCGGGAAAAAGTGTGACACCCGTTGCGGCAATCGATGCACGCGCTGTGCGCAGTTTACTGGAGCGTGTCTGGTTTGCAATGTCGGAGCTCACGGAACTTCTTGTGAATTCAATTGCAGTAACCAGTGCCTCCCGTTGTCGTCAGGTATCATTTCCTGTAACAAGGTGAACGGGTACTGTGACAGCGGCGCATGCGTGCCAGGATTATATCGACCCACGTGTACCTCGTCATGCAGTTCGAATTGTAAGGATGACGTCTGCGAACTTCAGAGCGGAAACTGCACAAACGGTTGCAACGTCGGCTGGTTTGGAAGGTTCTGTGACGGTACATGTAGCGCAAACTGCGTGAATCGGAACTGCCTAGGTTCTGCTGATAGCTGCCTGGAGGGATGCGTGCCCGAAATGTATGGTCCCCAGTGCAACATTCCGTGCAATTCTAACTGTTCGACAGGCGTCTGTAATATCACCGGATACTGCACCCGCGGATGCCTTCCCGGGTGGAACGGCGACATGTGCGACCGGATGTGCAACGCCACGTGCACGGATGGGCGGTGTAGCAGGACGCTGGGG CTTGTCCCGCCGGACTGA